Proteins encoded together in one Gemmatimonadota bacterium DH-78 window:
- a CDS encoding amidohydrolase, giving the protein MIRLSRTLPALAAALFAGALPLQAQMDTTTRRGLDEGGGPYERLVIRGATILDGTGAPPQGPVDIVIEGDRIAEIRSVGYPGVPINERRRPAAGDREIDWQGRWVMPGFIDMHAHTGGAGKAPQAEYTYKLWLGHGITTSRGVGHGSVTWALGEKAAAERNEIVAPRMFTYARPGEAWEGGPVDTPEQARAWVRFIAEYEVDGARVDGLKLSGPNMDPPIFEALVDEAALHGLGTVAHLGQTHLARLTALDAAEAGLDMMTHYYGLFESMLTDYSIQDWPLDYNYNNEQHRFGQVGRLWQQSVEPGSEEWNALIDRFLELDFGIDPTMTIYEASRDVMRAREAEWHEEYTLPSQWDFFQPAREAHGSYWFYWTSEDEFHWNRFYEKWMRFLNDYKNAGGIVTTGSDSGFIYSLYGFGYIRELELLREAGFHPVEVVRAATYHGAVQLHKPSGREDQLEFGLLREGMKADLVMVEENPLENLKVLYGTGAMKLDDEGNVGRVGGISYTVKDGIVYDARALLADVREMVRDAKAARSATDPGGN; this is encoded by the coding sequence ATGATCCGGCTCTCCCGCACCCTGCCCGCCCTCGCCGCCGCCCTCTTCGCCGGCGCGCTGCCCCTGCAGGCACAGATGGACACGACCACGCGTCGGGGGCTGGACGAGGGCGGGGGCCCCTACGAGCGGCTCGTGATTCGCGGAGCCACGATCCTCGACGGCACCGGCGCCCCTCCGCAGGGCCCGGTCGACATCGTGATCGAGGGCGATCGCATCGCCGAGATCCGGTCGGTGGGCTACCCCGGGGTGCCGATCAACGAGCGCCGGCGGCCGGCCGCAGGCGACCGGGAGATCGACTGGCAGGGTCGGTGGGTGATGCCCGGGTTCATCGACATGCACGCGCACACCGGCGGCGCCGGCAAGGCGCCCCAGGCCGAGTACACCTACAAGCTCTGGCTCGGCCACGGCATCACCACCTCTCGGGGGGTGGGGCACGGCTCGGTCACCTGGGCCCTCGGCGAGAAGGCGGCCGCCGAGCGGAACGAGATCGTGGCCCCGCGCATGTTCACCTACGCGCGCCCCGGCGAGGCGTGGGAGGGCGGGCCCGTCGACACGCCCGAGCAGGCGCGGGCCTGGGTGCGCTTCATCGCCGAGTACGAGGTCGACGGGGCGCGGGTCGACGGACTGAAGCTGTCGGGGCCCAACATGGACCCGCCCATCTTCGAGGCGCTGGTCGACGAGGCGGCACTCCACGGGCTGGGAACGGTGGCTCACCTGGGCCAGACGCACCTCGCGCGCCTCACCGCCCTCGATGCCGCGGAGGCCGGGCTCGACATGATGACCCACTACTACGGGCTCTTCGAGTCGATGCTCACCGACTACAGCATCCAGGACTGGCCGCTCGACTACAACTACAACAACGAGCAGCACCGCTTCGGGCAGGTGGGCCGGCTCTGGCAGCAGAGCGTGGAACCGGGATCGGAGGAGTGGAACGCGCTGATCGACCGCTTCCTGGAGCTCGACTTCGGGATCGATCCCACCATGACGATCTACGAGGCGAGTCGCGACGTGATGCGGGCCCGCGAGGCGGAGTGGCACGAGGAGTACACCCTGCCCTCGCAGTGGGACTTCTTCCAGCCGGCGCGCGAGGCGCACGGGTCGTACTGGTTCTACTGGACGTCGGAAGACGAATTCCACTGGAATCGCTTCTACGAGAAGTGGATGCGATTCCTGAACGACTACAAGAACGCCGGCGGCATCGTCACCACCGGCTCCGACTCGGGGTTCATCTACAGCCTCTACGGCTTCGGGTACATCCGGGAGCTCGAGCTGCTGCGCGAAGCGGGCTTCCACCCCGTGGAGGTCGTACGGGCGGCCACCTACCACGGAGCGGTCCAGCTCCACAAGCCGAGCGGCCGAGAAGACCAGCTCGAGTTCGGCCTGCTCCGAGAGGGAATGAAGGCCGATCTCGTGATGGTGGAGGAGAACCCTCTCGAAAACCTGAAGGTGCTCTACGGCACCGGGGCCATGAAGCTCGACGACGAGGGCAACGTCGGCCGGGTGGGCGGCATCAGCTACACCGTGAAGGACGGGATCGTCTACGACGCCAGGGCGCTGCTCGCGGACGTGCGCGAGATGGTGCGCGACGCCAAGGCGGCGCGGTCCGCCACCGACCCCGGGGGCAACTGA
- the ligA gene encoding NAD-dependent DNA ligase LigA, whose translation MAETPLDSSAVPRSAPPAAVAEEARGLREALHRHAWLYYVEARPEIADEEYDRLFRRLQAIEAEYPALYTPDSPTQRVGAEPQDAFETVPHLVPLLSLDSSQEEEAVRRFDERVRKALEHPAAYLLEPKLDGASIELVYEAGVLVRAVTRGNGQRGEDVTENIRTIASVPLRLRGGERPVPDRLAVRGEVMMTVSAFERFNERLLESDQEPYASPRNSAAGAIRQLDSRLTAERELVCFAYDVLLVEGDRFHRDRDAFEALGAWGFLRPERVEVVETVEEIVAYHAAIGDDRDDLDYEIDGVVIKLDDLDARADLGATSHHPRWAMAFKFEPRKEVTRVERIAISVGRTGVLTPVALLLPVQVGGVTISRASLHNREEVARKDVREGDRVRIQRAGDVIPQVVERIDEPDRVRAEPFRMPDLCPACDTSVVEDGPRTVCPNRFGCPAQLKGRIVHFGARNALDIEGLGEETAALLVDRGLVRELADLFDLEPGALVDLPGFAEKSATNLVEGIARRKTVELRRFLHGLGIPEVGVTVARDLALHFRSVEAIRAADAEQLEAVPGIGPKMSEAIRGFLTTPANAVAIDHVLEKGFTLVAPEGPADTELAGRRFVFTGGLERMTRSQARKLVEGAGARAVSSVSGETDWVVAGTDPGSKYDKAVALGVAVLSEAEFVDLLREAGVEVPE comes from the coding sequence GTGGCCGAAACTCCGCTCGATTCCTCCGCCGTTCCACGGTCTGCGCCGCCGGCCGCGGTCGCCGAGGAGGCGCGTGGGCTGCGCGAAGCGCTGCACCGCCACGCCTGGCTCTACTACGTGGAGGCACGGCCCGAGATCGCCGACGAGGAGTACGATCGTCTCTTCCGGCGGCTGCAGGCGATCGAGGCGGAGTACCCGGCGCTGTACACCCCCGACTCCCCGACGCAGCGGGTCGGCGCCGAGCCGCAGGACGCATTCGAGACGGTCCCGCATCTCGTGCCTCTCCTCTCGCTCGACTCCAGTCAGGAAGAGGAGGCCGTACGACGCTTCGACGAGCGCGTGCGGAAGGCGCTGGAGCACCCGGCGGCCTACCTGCTGGAGCCGAAGCTCGACGGCGCCTCGATCGAGCTGGTGTACGAGGCAGGCGTACTCGTGCGGGCCGTCACCCGCGGCAACGGGCAGCGCGGCGAGGATGTGACGGAGAACATCCGCACGATCGCCTCGGTGCCGCTCCGCCTGCGGGGGGGCGAGCGGCCGGTGCCCGACCGGCTCGCGGTGCGGGGCGAGGTGATGATGACGGTGAGCGCCTTCGAGCGTTTCAACGAGCGGCTGCTCGAGAGCGACCAGGAGCCCTACGCCTCTCCGCGCAACTCGGCGGCCGGCGCGATCCGACAGCTCGACTCCCGACTCACCGCGGAGCGCGAGCTGGTGTGCTTCGCCTACGACGTCCTGCTGGTGGAGGGCGACCGCTTCCACCGCGACCGCGACGCCTTCGAGGCGCTGGGGGCCTGGGGCTTTCTGAGGCCCGAGCGGGTGGAGGTCGTGGAGACGGTGGAGGAGATCGTGGCCTACCACGCCGCGATCGGCGACGATCGCGATGATCTCGACTACGAGATCGACGGCGTGGTGATCAAGCTCGACGACCTCGATGCCCGCGCCGATCTCGGCGCCACCTCGCACCACCCGCGGTGGGCGATGGCGTTCAAGTTCGAGCCGCGCAAGGAAGTCACGCGGGTGGAGCGCATCGCGATCTCGGTGGGCCGCACCGGGGTGCTCACGCCGGTGGCGCTGCTCCTTCCGGTGCAGGTGGGCGGCGTGACGATCTCGCGGGCCTCTCTGCACAATCGCGAGGAGGTGGCCCGCAAGGACGTGCGCGAGGGCGACCGCGTGCGCATTCAGCGGGCCGGCGACGTGATCCCGCAGGTGGTGGAACGCATCGACGAGCCCGACCGCGTGCGCGCCGAGCCCTTCCGCATGCCCGATCTCTGCCCGGCCTGCGACACCTCGGTGGTGGAGGACGGCCCGCGCACGGTCTGCCCCAACCGCTTCGGCTGTCCGGCGCAGCTCAAGGGACGAATCGTGCACTTCGGGGCCCGCAACGCCCTCGACATCGAGGGGCTGGGCGAGGAGACCGCCGCGCTGCTGGTCGATCGCGGGCTCGTGCGGGAGTTGGCCGATCTCTTCGATCTCGAGCCGGGTGCACTGGTCGACCTGCCCGGCTTCGCGGAGAAGTCGGCCACGAACCTGGTCGAGGGCATCGCCCGGCGGAAGACGGTGGAGCTGCGGCGCTTCCTGCACGGCCTGGGCATTCCCGAAGTGGGAGTGACGGTCGCGCGCGACCTCGCGCTGCACTTCCGGTCGGTCGAGGCGATCCGGGCGGCCGACGCCGAGCAGCTCGAGGCGGTGCCCGGGATCGGCCCCAAGATGTCGGAGGCGATCCGCGGCTTTCTCACCACCCCGGCCAACGCCGTGGCCATCGACCACGTTCTGGAGAAGGGCTTCACCCTCGTGGCGCCCGAGGGCCCGGCCGATACCGAACTGGCCGGCCGGCGCTTCGTCTTCACCGGCGGGCTCGAGCGGATGACCCGCTCGCAGGCCCGCAAGCTGGTGGAGGGGGCCGGCGCCCGCGCGGTCTCGTCGGTGAGTGGCGAGACGGACTGGGTGGTGGCGGGTACGGATCCGGGATCGAAGTACGACAAGGCGGTCGCGCTCGGTGTGGCGGTGCTCTCCGAGGCGGAGTTCGTCGACCTGCTCCGCGAGGCCGGGGTCGAGGTACCGGAATGA
- the polX gene encoding DNA polymerase/3'-5' exonuclease PolX, producing MENIDIARTLRETADLLEIQGANPFRIRAYRNAVRTIDGLTRSLQDLVAAGDDLTELQGVGREMDLHIRELLQTGQLSTLNAVVEEVPRTLVELTRLDGVGPKKAKKLYDELGIESVEGLQAGIEDGSVPRLKGFGARSAEKMLRAIEDHRRQQGRFLRSEVEPYVESLMAWMEKAPGVTRVEVAGSWRRRRETIGDLDLLAAFDGDGTPVVEHFTAFDGAVRVEASGSTKGNIVLRSGLSVDLRVIPEESFGAALHYFTGSKEHNVHIRTLGVKRGLRINEWGVFEVPEGVDPDTVGKDGGRRVGGRTEEEVFASVDLPWIAPELREDRGEIGAARESRLPTLIEERDLRGDLHMHSTWTDGRDSIEAMARACAERGYAYMAITDHSKAVTMVGGLTPERVREQWVEVAEAQEAVGDSIRILRGQEVDILRDGSLDQPDDVLAELDVVVASVHSFMDMDRDAMTARVLTAIRHGGVDILGHPTGRLLGRREAYALDVEAVLEACLEADVAVEINANPRRLDLNDRHVARARELGVKVVINTDAHRIGNLDLMRFGVEQARRGWLEADQVLNTRPLDELLEWLQGRR from the coding sequence GTGGAGAACATCGACATCGCCCGTACCCTTCGGGAGACGGCCGATCTGCTGGAGATCCAGGGGGCGAACCCCTTCCGGATCCGCGCCTACCGCAACGCGGTGCGCACCATCGACGGGCTGACCCGCTCGCTCCAGGATCTGGTCGCCGCCGGCGACGACCTCACCGAGCTCCAGGGCGTGGGCAGGGAGATGGACCTCCACATCCGCGAGCTGCTGCAGACCGGGCAGCTGTCGACGCTGAACGCCGTGGTCGAAGAGGTGCCCCGCACCCTCGTCGAGCTCACCCGCCTCGACGGGGTGGGTCCGAAGAAGGCGAAGAAGCTGTACGACGAACTCGGAATCGAGTCGGTGGAGGGACTCCAGGCCGGCATCGAGGACGGGAGCGTGCCCCGCCTCAAGGGCTTCGGAGCCCGCAGCGCCGAGAAGATGCTGCGCGCGATCGAGGACCACCGCCGTCAGCAGGGCCGCTTCCTGCGGTCGGAAGTGGAGCCCTACGTGGAGTCGCTGATGGCCTGGATGGAGAAGGCTCCGGGCGTGACGCGGGTGGAGGTGGCCGGCAGCTGGCGGAGGCGCCGCGAGACGATCGGCGACCTCGATCTGCTGGCCGCCTTCGACGGCGACGGCACTCCCGTGGTGGAGCATTTCACCGCCTTCGACGGGGCGGTGCGGGTGGAGGCCTCGGGCTCGACCAAGGGCAACATCGTGCTTCGCTCGGGGCTGTCCGTGGATCTCCGCGTGATTCCCGAGGAGTCGTTCGGCGCCGCGCTGCACTACTTCACCGGCTCGAAGGAGCACAACGTTCACATCCGCACCCTCGGGGTGAAGCGCGGTCTGCGCATCAACGAGTGGGGGGTGTTCGAGGTGCCCGAGGGGGTGGATCCCGATACCGTCGGCAAGGACGGGGGGCGCCGGGTGGGAGGCCGGACCGAGGAGGAGGTGTTCGCCTCGGTCGACCTTCCCTGGATCGCCCCGGAGCTGCGCGAGGATCGGGGCGAGATCGGGGCGGCGCGCGAGTCGCGGCTGCCGACGCTGATCGAGGAGCGGGATCTGCGGGGCGACCTGCACATGCACTCCACCTGGACGGACGGGCGCGACTCCATCGAGGCGATGGCGCGGGCGTGCGCCGAGCGCGGCTACGCGTACATGGCGATCACCGACCACTCGAAGGCCGTGACCATGGTGGGCGGGCTGACGCCGGAGCGGGTGCGGGAGCAGTGGGTGGAGGTGGCCGAGGCGCAGGAAGCGGTGGGGGACTCCATTCGGATCCTGCGGGGCCAGGAGGTGGACATCCTCCGCGACGGGTCGCTGGACCAGCCCGACGACGTGCTCGCCGAGCTCGACGTGGTGGTGGCCTCGGTGCACTCCTTCATGGACATGGACCGCGACGCGATGACGGCCCGCGTGCTCACCGCGATCCGCCACGGCGGCGTGGACATTCTCGGGCACCCCACCGGGCGACTGCTGGGGCGTCGAGAGGCGTACGCGCTCGATGTGGAGGCGGTGCTGGAGGCCTGTCTCGAGGCCGATGTGGCGGTGGAGATCAATGCGAATCCCCGGCGCCTCGACCTGAACGACCGCCACGTGGCCCGGGCCCGAGAGCTCGGGGTGAAGGTGGTGATCAACACCGACGCCCACCGCATCGGCAACCTCGACCTCATGCGGTTCGGGGTGGAACAGGCGCGGCGCGGATGGCTCGAAGCCGACCAGGTGCTCAACACGAGGCCGCTCGACGAACTGCTCGAATGGCTTCAGGGGCGGAGATGA
- a CDS encoding calcium/sodium antiporter, translated as MTGMTTNALLLLMGVGVLYFGAEWLVRGATRLAGALGVSPMVIGLTVVSMGTSAPELVVCLVAALGGNSDLAMGNVMGSNLANIGLILGVTAMVRPLEVAGRVITREIPVMVAVTLLLFPLVWDGSLDRPDGLILLVVLALYLLFINRAAGEETDAVKGEFDVYDEKATPDAKTIAGSLALVLGGSIGLVLGGRAIVMSAEFIAASFGVPDLVIGLTLVAVGTSLPELATALVAAMRKEADIAVGNIIGSNVFNIAAILGITATVTPIRVVPNVVREELPAVLFLSLLAFPVTRSAHRVRRWEGAVLLAVYLALGAWLFRY; from the coding sequence ATGACCGGGATGACCACCAACGCCCTCCTCCTTCTGATGGGGGTCGGCGTACTCTACTTCGGCGCCGAGTGGCTCGTGCGCGGGGCGACGCGCCTCGCGGGCGCGCTGGGCGTGTCGCCGATGGTGATCGGCCTGACGGTCGTGTCGATGGGCACCTCGGCGCCCGAACTCGTCGTGTGTCTGGTGGCGGCGCTGGGCGGCAACTCCGACCTCGCCATGGGCAACGTGATGGGGTCGAACCTGGCCAACATCGGCCTGATCCTGGGGGTGACGGCCATGGTGCGTCCCCTGGAGGTGGCCGGGCGGGTGATCACACGGGAGATCCCGGTGATGGTGGCGGTCACCCTGCTGCTGTTCCCGCTCGTATGGGACGGTTCGCTCGACAGGCCCGACGGGCTCATTCTGCTGGTCGTGCTGGCGCTGTACCTGCTCTTCATCAACCGCGCGGCCGGCGAAGAGACCGACGCCGTGAAGGGCGAGTTCGACGTCTACGACGAGAAGGCCACCCCCGATGCGAAGACGATCGCGGGCTCGCTGGCCCTCGTCCTCGGTGGCTCGATCGGCCTGGTGCTGGGCGGGCGGGCGATCGTGATGTCGGCGGAGTTCATCGCCGCGTCGTTCGGCGTGCCCGACCTGGTGATCGGGCTGACCCTCGTGGCCGTCGGCACCTCCCTGCCCGAACTCGCGACCGCGCTGGTGGCCGCGATGCGGAAGGAGGCCGACATCGCCGTCGGCAACATCATCGGCTCCAACGTCTTCAACATCGCCGCCATTCTCGGCATCACCGCCACGGTCACCCCGATCCGCGTGGTGCCCAACGTGGTGCGAGAGGAGCTGCCGGCGGTGCTCTTCCTGTCGCTGCTCGCCTTTCCCGTCACCCGCTCCGCCCACCGCGTGCGTCGGTGGGAGGGGGCGGTGCTGCTCGCCGTCTATCTGGCGCTGGGCGCCTGGCTGTTCCGGTACTGA
- a CDS encoding winged helix-turn-helix domain-containing protein: protein MNRANPEGSAQLGEVRFDAESGDMRGPDGRSGRLAPQPARLLALLVAHRGSVVSRAEIADHLWPAGAGDADAGIAFAIREIRKGLEAAGADADLVETIPRRGYRLRARPRVDQGAARAPTGARVAMLATVALVAWAVVTLAPRGTPGVAVFPWADANDPSIDTAPPVDLGARVTTRLTRAFADRLGVIGPNGVADLEGPTDTDGAAALGACLVISGSVREAGDTGLVVFSQIVRSLDRVHVWARWDTIPPTGSLDPLLEAVEAGVGAASREC from the coding sequence ATGAACCGCGCGAATCCGGAGGGCTCGGCGCAGCTCGGCGAGGTGCGATTCGACGCCGAGAGCGGCGACATGAGGGGGCCGGACGGGCGCTCGGGGAGGCTCGCCCCCCAGCCCGCGCGCCTGTTGGCGCTGCTCGTGGCCCACCGCGGGTCGGTCGTGTCGCGCGCCGAGATCGCCGACCACCTGTGGCCCGCGGGTGCCGGAGACGCCGATGCCGGCATCGCCTTCGCGATTCGCGAGATCCGCAAAGGGCTGGAGGCGGCCGGGGCCGACGCCGACCTCGTCGAGACGATTCCACGACGCGGCTACCGTCTCCGCGCCCGACCCCGCGTCGACCAAGGTGCTGCACGGGCGCCGACGGGTGCGCGGGTCGCCATGCTCGCCACGGTGGCTCTGGTCGCCTGGGCCGTCGTGACCCTCGCCCCGCGCGGCACGCCGGGGGTGGCGGTCTTTCCGTGGGCGGACGCGAACGATCCGTCGATCGACACGGCCCCGCCGGTCGACCTCGGGGCCCGGGTGACCACCCGACTGACGCGCGCCTTCGCCGATCGCCTGGGGGTGATCGGCCCGAACGGCGTGGCCGACCTGGAGGGTCCGACCGACACCGACGGCGCGGCGGCGCTGGGGGCGTGTCTGGTGATCAGCGGCTCGGTGCGCGAGGCCGGCGACACCGGCCTCGTGGTCTTCAGTCAGATCGTGCGCAGCCTCGACCGGGTGCACGTCTGGGCGCGCTGGGACACGATCCCGCCGACCGGGTCGCTCGACCCGCTCCTCGAGGCCGTCGAGGCCGGGGTGGGCGCCGCGAGTCGCGAGTGCTGA
- a CDS encoding RNA polymerase sigma factor — protein sequence MSRLPPLPDGRLISRFLERRDEGAFDVLYDRHTPRVYGLALRLAGGHEADARDLVQETWVRAVRGLDRFRGEARLSSWLCAICTNVWRETLRRGRREVELELAPEPVAPGSRIGVIPPHDPIDVQRALDALPPGYRAVVVLYGIYGFSHAEVAEMLGISEGTSKSQLFRGRRALLRALDDERRDDER from the coding sequence ATGTCGCGATTGCCACCGCTCCCGGACGGGCGCCTCATCTCCCGTTTTCTAGAACGCCGCGACGAGGGCGCATTCGACGTTCTCTACGACCGCCACACCCCCCGGGTGTACGGACTGGCCCTGCGACTCGCGGGGGGGCACGAGGCCGACGCGCGCGACCTCGTGCAGGAAACCTGGGTGCGAGCGGTGCGGGGGCTGGATCGATTCCGGGGTGAAGCCCGTCTCTCGTCGTGGCTCTGTGCCATCTGCACCAACGTCTGGAGAGAGACGCTCCGCCGGGGGCGCAGGGAGGTGGAGCTCGAGCTGGCTCCCGAGCCGGTGGCTCCCGGATCGCGGATCGGGGTGATTCCACCCCACGACCCCATCGACGTGCAGCGCGCGCTCGACGCGCTCCCCCCCGGTTATCGGGCGGTGGTGGTGCTCTACGGCATCTACGGATTCAGCCACGCCGAGGTGGCCGAGATGCTCGGTATCTCCGAAGGAACCTCCAAGAGCCAGCTCTTCCGAGGGCGACGCGCGCTGCTGCGCGCCCTGGACGACGAGCGGCGAGACGACGAACGATGA
- a CDS encoding preprotein translocase subunit TatB, which yields MRYAHASRWSNRLVRVVATADEGRAREAVRLVVDGVRPSSEAGLDAATNLAALCEALETAPEARRTLARLVRELPSRTHAVPALTESGIPTNEGFVTELWSRIERRVLPPVPDPGDLRELVRALFPRRNDHLWVAGIPESDWRRLLTLLEVTASSFPGVGEELALSIRILAHHVSSLGLSPEITSRLPDLERIDSPFLHLGHEVLGYLESFDNDVEGDEEPLLEQALATVARCRAAVQRLRAEKHEHGTSLHLTSLSFRLLALIDRLDLLLHLTEPVERDFQGSAIRLCRELVQAEGTRDHLVPHLRSSADLLAFQMVEHAARKGSRYIASGRSEYGRFLRSSMGGGLIVALFAMAKVAMGAWTLPLGVEALLYGINYSLCFVLIYLTGATLATKQPAMTANTIARSLGEEGHDLSGLEELVVRVWRSQFVSFVGNLVVAFPVAILVALAVFELGGTPLAGPEKARSLLEGLHPWRSGALVYAGVAGVLLFLAGLVSGWVDNRLIYRRVPDRVAHHPLAVRTFGAPGARRMADTLGAKLGVVVGNVFLGFGLGSMGTLGEILGLPLDIRHIAFASAQFGSSLHVLDYQVETAFIAQIALGVALIGLVNFLVSFGLSLAVALESRGVTFGETRRLLVHLLARLRRRPLDWFFPPPAR from the coding sequence ATGCGATACGCTCACGCCTCGCGGTGGTCGAACCGCCTCGTGCGGGTGGTGGCGACGGCCGACGAGGGGCGGGCGCGTGAGGCCGTCCGGCTCGTGGTGGACGGCGTGCGCCCGAGCAGCGAGGCGGGCCTCGACGCCGCCACGAACCTCGCCGCGCTCTGCGAGGCGCTCGAGACCGCCCCCGAGGCCCGTCGGACGCTGGCCCGGCTGGTGCGCGAGCTCCCGTCGCGAACGCACGCCGTGCCCGCGCTCACCGAGTCGGGGATCCCCACGAACGAGGGGTTCGTCACCGAGCTCTGGAGCCGGATCGAGCGGCGCGTGCTGCCCCCGGTGCCCGACCCGGGCGACCTGCGGGAGCTCGTGCGCGCGCTCTTTCCGCGTCGCAACGATCACCTCTGGGTGGCGGGGATCCCGGAGAGCGACTGGCGTCGACTGCTCACCCTCCTCGAGGTCACCGCCTCCTCCTTCCCGGGCGTCGGGGAGGAACTGGCGCTGTCGATCCGGATTCTCGCGCACCACGTGTCGAGTCTGGGACTCTCGCCCGAGATCACGAGCCGCCTGCCCGATCTCGAGCGGATCGACTCGCCCTTCCTGCACCTGGGCCACGAGGTGCTCGGATACCTCGAGAGCTTCGACAACGATGTGGAGGGCGACGAGGAACCGCTGCTCGAGCAGGCACTGGCCACCGTGGCCCGCTGCCGCGCGGCCGTCCAGCGCCTGCGGGCGGAGAAGCACGAGCACGGCACGAGTCTCCACCTCACGAGCCTCTCGTTTCGGCTCCTCGCGCTGATCGACCGTCTCGACCTGCTCCTGCACCTCACCGAGCCGGTCGAACGCGACTTCCAGGGCTCGGCCATCCGCCTGTGCCGCGAGCTCGTGCAGGCCGAGGGCACCCGCGACCACCTGGTGCCGCACCTGCGGTCGTCGGCCGACCTGCTCGCCTTCCAGATGGTCGAGCACGCCGCGCGCAAAGGCAGCAGGTACATCGCCTCGGGCCGCAGCGAGTACGGCCGCTTCCTCCGATCGAGCATGGGCGGTGGGTTGATCGTCGCGCTCTTCGCGATGGCCAAGGTGGCCATGGGGGCGTGGACGCTCCCGCTGGGGGTGGAAGCCCTGCTGTACGGCATCAACTACTCGCTCTGCTTCGTGCTCATCTATCTCACCGGCGCCACTCTCGCCACGAAGCAGCCGGCCATGACCGCCAACACCATCGCGCGCTCGCTCGGCGAAGAGGGGCACGACCTCTCGGGGCTCGAGGAGCTGGTGGTGCGGGTCTGGCGCAGTCAGTTCGTGTCGTTCGTCGGCAATCTGGTGGTGGCCTTCCCCGTGGCGATCCTGGTCGCGCTCGCCGTGTTCGAGCTCGGCGGGACACCGCTGGCGGGGCCGGAGAAGGCCCGGAGTCTTCTCGAGGGACTCCATCCGTGGCGCAGCGGCGCGCTGGTGTACGCGGGGGTGGCCGGGGTGCTGCTCTTTCTCGCCGGTCTCGTGTCGGGGTGGGTCGACAACCGTCTGATCTACCGCCGGGTCCCGGATCGGGTGGCCCACCATCCGCTGGCGGTCCGCACCTTCGGCGCGCCGGGGGCCCGGCGAATGGCCGACACGCTCGGGGCGAAGCTGGGGGTGGTGGTGGGCAACGTCTTTCTCGGCTTCGGCCTCGGCTCCATGGGTACGCTGGGCGAGATCCTCGGGCTCCCCCTCGACATCCGGCACATCGCCTTCGCCTCCGCCCAGTTCGGGTCGTCGCTCCACGTGCTGGACTACCAGGTGGAGACGGCCTTCATCGCGCAGATCGCGCTGGGCGTGGCGCTCATCGGACTGGTGAACTTTCTCGTGAGCTTCGGCCTCAGCCTCGCCGTCGCCCTCGAGTCGCGGGGGGTGACGTTCGGCGAGACGCGCCGCCTGCTGGTCCACCTGCTGGCGCGGCTGCGCCGCCGACCCCTCGACTGGTTCTTCCCGCCGCCGGCGCGATGA